From Coturnix japonica isolate 7356 chromosome 1, Coturnix japonica 2.1, whole genome shotgun sequence, the proteins below share one genomic window:
- the L3MBTL2 gene encoding lethal(3)malignant brain tumor-like protein 2 isoform X3 produces the protein MEQEQQQQQQQQQQGEAASSICNKTSSLEKAEVEGEEEEEEEEEDDDLDMFGGYDSFRSYNSSMGSDSSSCLEESSDDEVADREVRGLPLSPVHQPPTSRITEDSGSEPGSARSPVYDAVCEMCGIVGTREAFFSKTKRFCSVSCSRSYSSNSKKASILARLQGKPPTKKAKVLHKAAWSAKIGAFLHSQGTGQLADGTLTGQDALVLGFDWGKYLQEHGFKAAPVSCFKHVPLFDQWDDVVKGMKVEVLNNDAVLPSRVYWIASVIQTVGYRALLRYEGFENDDGHDFWCNLGAVDIHPIGWCAVNSKILVPPQTIHAKYTDWRSYLMKKLVGARTIPVDFHIKMAESMKYPFRQGMRVEVVDKNRVSQTRMAVVDTVIGGRLRLLYEDGDSDYDFWCHMWSPLIHPVGWSRRVGHSMKKTEEKRIDLANHPTFRKIYCDAVPSLFKKVRAVYAEGGWFEEGMKLEAIDPLNLGNICVATVCKVLLDGYLMISIDGATSDGGSDWFCYHASSHAIFPVNFCQKNNISLTPPKGHDAKTFNWESYLEMTKSRSVPARLFNTDCPNHGFKAGMKVEAVDLMEPRLICVATVKRVVHRLLSIHFDGWDNEYDQWVDCESPDIYPVGWCELTGYQLQPPVVPGKKLPAKTHTIKQTVKKPPASRIKREAKASSKALPDLAPDEIIAVQVKEETIDPSEAVFDTTELPVPISSIKQEDTD, from the exons ATGGAGCaggagcaacagcagcaacagcagcaacagcagcaaggGGAG GCAGCGTCTTCCATTTGCAACAAAACTTCATCTTTGGAGAAGGCGGAGGTGgaaggtgaggaggaggaggaggaagaagaggaggatgatGACTTGGACATGTTTGGAGGCTATGACAGCTTCCGGAGCTACAACAGCAGCATGggcagtgacagcagctcctgcctggaaGAGTCTAGTGATGATGAGGTGGCAGATCGGGAAGTCAGAGGTCTTCCACTCTCCCCTGTGCACCAGCCACCCACAAGCCGGATCACAGAAGACAGCGGCTCTGAGCCAGGTAGTGCCCGTTCTCCTGTGTATGATG CTGTGTGCGAGATGTGTGGGATTGTGGGAACCAGGGAGGCTTTTTTCTCCAAGACCAAACGTTTCTGCAGTGTATCATGCTCTAGAAGCTATTCATCCAACTCCAAGAAGGCCAGCATTCTGGCCAGACTGCAG GGGAAGCCACCAACAAAGAAAGCTAAAGTCCTGCAcaaggcagcctggtctgcCAAGATCGGGGCCTTCCTCCATTCACAGGGCACGGGGCAGCTCGCAGATGGGACTCTGACAGGCCAGGACG CACTAGTCCTGGGCTTTGACTGGGGAAAGTACCTGCAGGAACATGGCTTCAAGGCAGCTCCAGTCAGCTGCTTCAAACAC GTGCCGCTCTTCGATCAGTGGGATGACGTGGTGAAAGGTATGAAAGTGGAGGTGCTGAACAATGATGCCGTGCTTCCCAGCCGAGTGTACTGGATTGCATCAGTCATCCAGACTGTAG GGTACAGGGCCCTTTTGCGATATGAGGGCTTTGAGAATGATGATGGCCATGACTTCTGGTGCAATTTAGGTGCAGTGGATATTCATCCCATCGGCTGGTGTGCCGTCAACAGCAAAATCCTGGTGCCACCACAAA CTATCCATGCCAAGTACACTGACTGGAGAAGCTACCTCATGAAAAAATTGGTGGGAGCCAGGACCATCCCAGTGGACTTCCACATCAAG ATGGCAGAGAGCATGAAGTACCCATTCCGGCAGGGCATGCGGGTGGAGGTGGTAGATAAGAACCGTGTGTCTCAGACACGCATGGCAGTGGTGGACACTGTTATCGGGGGTCGGCTGAGACTCCTCTATGAAGATGGTGACAGCGATTATGACTTCTGGTGCCACATGTGGAGTCCCCTCATCCATCCTGTGGGCTGGTCACGGAGAGTGGGCCACAGCATGAAGAAGACAG AAGAGAAGCGCATTGACTTGGCAAACCACCCCACCTTCCGAAAGATTTACTGCGATGCTGTTCCCAGTCTGTTCAAGAAG GTTCGTGCTGTATATGCTGAAGGTGGATGGTTTGAGGAAGGCATGAAACTGGAGGCCATTGACCCTCTGAATCTGGGCAACATTTGTGTGGCCACTGTTTGCAAG GTGCTCCTGGATGGATACCTCATGATCAGCATTGATGGAGCCACGTCTGACGGTGGCTCTGACTGGTTCTGCTATCATGCTTCCTCACATGCCATCTTTCCTGTCAACTTCTGTCAAAAGAACAACATTAGTCTGACCCCTCCGAAAG gGCATGATGCAAAGACCTTCAACTGGGAAAGTTACCTGGAAATGACAAAATCAAGATCTGTTCCAGCACGGCTCTTCAACACT GACTGCCCAAACCACGGCTTCAAGGCAGGCATGAAGGTGGAAGCAGTGGACCTGATGGAACCCCGGCTAATATGCGTGGCCACAGTGAAGCGTGTAGTGCACCGTCTCCTCAGCATCCATTTTGATGGCTGGGACAATGAGTATGACCAGTGGGTGGACTGTGAATCTCCAGACATCTATCCTGTGGGGTGGTGCGAGCTGACAGGTTACCAGCTTCAGCCGCCTGTTGTTCCAG gaaaaaagtTACCTGCCAAAACCCACACCATCAAGCAGACAGTCAAGAAGCCTCCCGCATCACGgataaaaagagaagcaaaagctTCCAGCAAAGCTTTGCCAGATCTGGCACCTGATGAGA TCATTGCCGTGCAGGTGAAAGAAGAAACCATCGACCCCTCAGAGGCAGTGTTTGATACTACAGAGCTTCCCGTTCCTATCAGCAGCATAAAGCAGGAAGACACAGACTGA
- the L3MBTL2 gene encoding lethal(3)malignant brain tumor-like protein 2 isoform X1, protein MEQEQQQQQQQQQQGEAASSICNKTSSLEKAEVEGEEEEEEEEEDDDLDMFGGYDSFRSYNSSMGSDSSSCLEESSDDEVADREVRGLPLSPVHQPPTSRITEDSGSEPGSARSPVYDAVCEMCGIVGTREAFFSKTKRFCSVSCSRSYSSNSKKASILARLQGKPPTKKAKVLHKAAWSAKIGAFLHSQGTGQLADGTLTGQDALVLGFDWGKYLQEHGFKAAPVSCFKHVPLFDQWDDVVKGMKVEVLNNDAVLPSRVYWIASVIQTVGYRALLRYEGFENDDGHDFWCNLGAVDIHPIGWCAVNSKILVPPQTIHAKYTDWRSYLMKKLVGARTIPVDFHIKMAESMKYPFRQGMRVEVVDKNRVSQTRMAVVDTVIGGRLRLLYEDGDSDYDFWCHMWSPLIHPVGWSRRVGHSMKKTEEKRIDLANHPTFRKIYCDAVPSLFKKVRAVYAEGGWFEEGMKLEAIDPLNLGNICVATVCKVLLDGYLMISIDGATSDGGSDWFCYHASSHAIFPVNFCQKNNISLTPPKGHDAKTFNWESYLEMTKSRSVPARLFNTDCPNHGFKAGMKVEAVDLMEPRLICVATVKRVVHRLLSIHFDGWDNEYDQWVDCESPDIYPVGWCELTGYQLQPPVVPELTTPAKAKEVPKKRKKPYGKKRKKLPAKTHTIKQTVKKPPASRIKREAKASSKALPDLAPDEIIAVQVKEETIDPSEAVFDTTELPVPISSIKQEDTD, encoded by the exons ATGGAGCaggagcaacagcagcaacagcagcaacagcagcaaggGGAG GCAGCGTCTTCCATTTGCAACAAAACTTCATCTTTGGAGAAGGCGGAGGTGgaaggtgaggaggaggaggaggaagaagaggaggatgatGACTTGGACATGTTTGGAGGCTATGACAGCTTCCGGAGCTACAACAGCAGCATGggcagtgacagcagctcctgcctggaaGAGTCTAGTGATGATGAGGTGGCAGATCGGGAAGTCAGAGGTCTTCCACTCTCCCCTGTGCACCAGCCACCCACAAGCCGGATCACAGAAGACAGCGGCTCTGAGCCAGGTAGTGCCCGTTCTCCTGTGTATGATG CTGTGTGCGAGATGTGTGGGATTGTGGGAACCAGGGAGGCTTTTTTCTCCAAGACCAAACGTTTCTGCAGTGTATCATGCTCTAGAAGCTATTCATCCAACTCCAAGAAGGCCAGCATTCTGGCCAGACTGCAG GGGAAGCCACCAACAAAGAAAGCTAAAGTCCTGCAcaaggcagcctggtctgcCAAGATCGGGGCCTTCCTCCATTCACAGGGCACGGGGCAGCTCGCAGATGGGACTCTGACAGGCCAGGACG CACTAGTCCTGGGCTTTGACTGGGGAAAGTACCTGCAGGAACATGGCTTCAAGGCAGCTCCAGTCAGCTGCTTCAAACAC GTGCCGCTCTTCGATCAGTGGGATGACGTGGTGAAAGGTATGAAAGTGGAGGTGCTGAACAATGATGCCGTGCTTCCCAGCCGAGTGTACTGGATTGCATCAGTCATCCAGACTGTAG GGTACAGGGCCCTTTTGCGATATGAGGGCTTTGAGAATGATGATGGCCATGACTTCTGGTGCAATTTAGGTGCAGTGGATATTCATCCCATCGGCTGGTGTGCCGTCAACAGCAAAATCCTGGTGCCACCACAAA CTATCCATGCCAAGTACACTGACTGGAGAAGCTACCTCATGAAAAAATTGGTGGGAGCCAGGACCATCCCAGTGGACTTCCACATCAAG ATGGCAGAGAGCATGAAGTACCCATTCCGGCAGGGCATGCGGGTGGAGGTGGTAGATAAGAACCGTGTGTCTCAGACACGCATGGCAGTGGTGGACACTGTTATCGGGGGTCGGCTGAGACTCCTCTATGAAGATGGTGACAGCGATTATGACTTCTGGTGCCACATGTGGAGTCCCCTCATCCATCCTGTGGGCTGGTCACGGAGAGTGGGCCACAGCATGAAGAAGACAG AAGAGAAGCGCATTGACTTGGCAAACCACCCCACCTTCCGAAAGATTTACTGCGATGCTGTTCCCAGTCTGTTCAAGAAG GTTCGTGCTGTATATGCTGAAGGTGGATGGTTTGAGGAAGGCATGAAACTGGAGGCCATTGACCCTCTGAATCTGGGCAACATTTGTGTGGCCACTGTTTGCAAG GTGCTCCTGGATGGATACCTCATGATCAGCATTGATGGAGCCACGTCTGACGGTGGCTCTGACTGGTTCTGCTATCATGCTTCCTCACATGCCATCTTTCCTGTCAACTTCTGTCAAAAGAACAACATTAGTCTGACCCCTCCGAAAG gGCATGATGCAAAGACCTTCAACTGGGAAAGTTACCTGGAAATGACAAAATCAAGATCTGTTCCAGCACGGCTCTTCAACACT GACTGCCCAAACCACGGCTTCAAGGCAGGCATGAAGGTGGAAGCAGTGGACCTGATGGAACCCCGGCTAATATGCGTGGCCACAGTGAAGCGTGTAGTGCACCGTCTCCTCAGCATCCATTTTGATGGCTGGGACAATGAGTATGACCAGTGGGTGGACTGTGAATCTCCAGACATCTATCCTGTGGGGTGGTGCGAGCTGACAGGTTACCAGCTTCAGCCGCCTGTTGTTCCAG AGCTCACAACTCCAGCGAAGGCCAAGGAGGTGCccaagaagaggaagaaaccCTATGGAAAGAAGA gaaaaaagtTACCTGCCAAAACCCACACCATCAAGCAGACAGTCAAGAAGCCTCCCGCATCACGgataaaaagagaagcaaaagctTCCAGCAAAGCTTTGCCAGATCTGGCACCTGATGAGA TCATTGCCGTGCAGGTGAAAGAAGAAACCATCGACCCCTCAGAGGCAGTGTTTGATACTACAGAGCTTCCCGTTCCTATCAGCAGCATAAAGCAGGAAGACACAGACTGA
- the L3MBTL2 gene encoding lethal(3)malignant brain tumor-like protein 2 isoform X2 translates to MEQEQQQQQQQQQQGEAASSICNKTSSLEKAEVEGEEEEEEEEEDDDLDMFGGYDSFRSYNSSMGSDSSSCLEESSDDEVADREVRGLPLSPVHQPPTSRITEDSGSEPAVCEMCGIVGTREAFFSKTKRFCSVSCSRSYSSNSKKASILARLQGKPPTKKAKVLHKAAWSAKIGAFLHSQGTGQLADGTLTGQDALVLGFDWGKYLQEHGFKAAPVSCFKHVPLFDQWDDVVKGMKVEVLNNDAVLPSRVYWIASVIQTVGYRALLRYEGFENDDGHDFWCNLGAVDIHPIGWCAVNSKILVPPQTIHAKYTDWRSYLMKKLVGARTIPVDFHIKMAESMKYPFRQGMRVEVVDKNRVSQTRMAVVDTVIGGRLRLLYEDGDSDYDFWCHMWSPLIHPVGWSRRVGHSMKKTEEKRIDLANHPTFRKIYCDAVPSLFKKVRAVYAEGGWFEEGMKLEAIDPLNLGNICVATVCKVLLDGYLMISIDGATSDGGSDWFCYHASSHAIFPVNFCQKNNISLTPPKGHDAKTFNWESYLEMTKSRSVPARLFNTDCPNHGFKAGMKVEAVDLMEPRLICVATVKRVVHRLLSIHFDGWDNEYDQWVDCESPDIYPVGWCELTGYQLQPPVVPELTTPAKAKEVPKKRKKPYGKKRKKLPAKTHTIKQTVKKPPASRIKREAKASSKALPDLAPDEIIAVQVKEETIDPSEAVFDTTELPVPISSIKQEDTD, encoded by the exons ATGGAGCaggagcaacagcagcaacagcagcaacagcagcaaggGGAG GCAGCGTCTTCCATTTGCAACAAAACTTCATCTTTGGAGAAGGCGGAGGTGgaaggtgaggaggaggaggaggaagaagaggaggatgatGACTTGGACATGTTTGGAGGCTATGACAGCTTCCGGAGCTACAACAGCAGCATGggcagtgacagcagctcctgcctggaaGAGTCTAGTGATGATGAGGTGGCAGATCGGGAAGTCAGAGGTCTTCCACTCTCCCCTGTGCACCAGCCACCCACAAGCCGGATCACAGAAGACAGCGGCTCTGAGCCAG CTGTGTGCGAGATGTGTGGGATTGTGGGAACCAGGGAGGCTTTTTTCTCCAAGACCAAACGTTTCTGCAGTGTATCATGCTCTAGAAGCTATTCATCCAACTCCAAGAAGGCCAGCATTCTGGCCAGACTGCAG GGGAAGCCACCAACAAAGAAAGCTAAAGTCCTGCAcaaggcagcctggtctgcCAAGATCGGGGCCTTCCTCCATTCACAGGGCACGGGGCAGCTCGCAGATGGGACTCTGACAGGCCAGGACG CACTAGTCCTGGGCTTTGACTGGGGAAAGTACCTGCAGGAACATGGCTTCAAGGCAGCTCCAGTCAGCTGCTTCAAACAC GTGCCGCTCTTCGATCAGTGGGATGACGTGGTGAAAGGTATGAAAGTGGAGGTGCTGAACAATGATGCCGTGCTTCCCAGCCGAGTGTACTGGATTGCATCAGTCATCCAGACTGTAG GGTACAGGGCCCTTTTGCGATATGAGGGCTTTGAGAATGATGATGGCCATGACTTCTGGTGCAATTTAGGTGCAGTGGATATTCATCCCATCGGCTGGTGTGCCGTCAACAGCAAAATCCTGGTGCCACCACAAA CTATCCATGCCAAGTACACTGACTGGAGAAGCTACCTCATGAAAAAATTGGTGGGAGCCAGGACCATCCCAGTGGACTTCCACATCAAG ATGGCAGAGAGCATGAAGTACCCATTCCGGCAGGGCATGCGGGTGGAGGTGGTAGATAAGAACCGTGTGTCTCAGACACGCATGGCAGTGGTGGACACTGTTATCGGGGGTCGGCTGAGACTCCTCTATGAAGATGGTGACAGCGATTATGACTTCTGGTGCCACATGTGGAGTCCCCTCATCCATCCTGTGGGCTGGTCACGGAGAGTGGGCCACAGCATGAAGAAGACAG AAGAGAAGCGCATTGACTTGGCAAACCACCCCACCTTCCGAAAGATTTACTGCGATGCTGTTCCCAGTCTGTTCAAGAAG GTTCGTGCTGTATATGCTGAAGGTGGATGGTTTGAGGAAGGCATGAAACTGGAGGCCATTGACCCTCTGAATCTGGGCAACATTTGTGTGGCCACTGTTTGCAAG GTGCTCCTGGATGGATACCTCATGATCAGCATTGATGGAGCCACGTCTGACGGTGGCTCTGACTGGTTCTGCTATCATGCTTCCTCACATGCCATCTTTCCTGTCAACTTCTGTCAAAAGAACAACATTAGTCTGACCCCTCCGAAAG gGCATGATGCAAAGACCTTCAACTGGGAAAGTTACCTGGAAATGACAAAATCAAGATCTGTTCCAGCACGGCTCTTCAACACT GACTGCCCAAACCACGGCTTCAAGGCAGGCATGAAGGTGGAAGCAGTGGACCTGATGGAACCCCGGCTAATATGCGTGGCCACAGTGAAGCGTGTAGTGCACCGTCTCCTCAGCATCCATTTTGATGGCTGGGACAATGAGTATGACCAGTGGGTGGACTGTGAATCTCCAGACATCTATCCTGTGGGGTGGTGCGAGCTGACAGGTTACCAGCTTCAGCCGCCTGTTGTTCCAG AGCTCACAACTCCAGCGAAGGCCAAGGAGGTGCccaagaagaggaagaaaccCTATGGAAAGAAGA gaaaaaagtTACCTGCCAAAACCCACACCATCAAGCAGACAGTCAAGAAGCCTCCCGCATCACGgataaaaagagaagcaaaagctTCCAGCAAAGCTTTGCCAGATCTGGCACCTGATGAGA TCATTGCCGTGCAGGTGAAAGAAGAAACCATCGACCCCTCAGAGGCAGTGTTTGATACTACAGAGCTTCCCGTTCCTATCAGCAGCATAAAGCAGGAAGACACAGACTGA